The Neorhodopirellula lusitana DNA window AAAAGAAGATCTGAACATCTTTGGTGTCATCATTGGCACCGGGATTCTGGTCGACGTGGTCGGCAAGAGTGGCCTGTTTCACTTCATCAGCATGTGGATTGTCCGGCTGACCGGCGGGCAGGCCAATCGCTTGTTTTTGACCCTGTGTGTGGTGACGTTTTTGTTCGTCAGCGTGCTCACGATCGTTCCCGCGATGTTGATCCTGAGTTCACTGGTTTTGGTGATTTGCCGTTCGCTTGGTTACAAGCCCATGCCGCTGTTGTTGTCCGTTGCGGTGTGCGCCAACAGTGGTGCGATCGCGACGTTCGCCAGCGGGTTGCCCAATATCATGATCGGCACCGCGGCGGGAATTCCGTATGTCGACTTTCTGCAGGTCTCACTGCCATACGCGGTGGTCAGTCTGGTTGTGGCCATCATTGGATTGAGGATTTTCTTTCGCAATGATCTGCCGTGGAAGCAATCGGCTGAAGACAAGGCTGCACTGAAACAGCAGATTGAAGGCTTTGATCCGTGGGCGATGGTCGAGGATCGAGCCGTGCTGTACCGCAGTGCGTTGATCTTGTTGGGCACCGTTTGCGGGTTCGCACTCGCTCAGCCGCTGCATGTGGGGATGGACTTTATCGCAATGGTCGGAGCGACGGCGGCGTTACTGTTCTCGGGCAAGGGGGTCGAGGATGCGATCGGCAAGGTGAACTGGACCGTGATCCTTTTCTTCATGGGGCTGTTTGTGATCATTGGTTGCGTCAAGCAAACCGGTGCTTTGAAGTGGGTTGCCGAACAGGTGATCGCGTTTTCGGACAACCGAATCGAGTTGTTGGTGCCGTTGATGGGAGTCTTTTCGGCGGTCGCCAGTTCGATCGTGGATAACATTCCCGTGGCCGCGACTTTGATTCCCATCGTCCAAGATATCTCCGGTGGCGATACCGGCGTGCCTGCGGAACCTCTTTGGTGGACTCTGGTGATCTGTTGCAATTTGGGCGGGAACGGAACTCCGATTGGATCCATTTCATGTGTGATCGCGATCTATGCCCTTAAGAAAGAGGCCGGGGTCCATGTCGGCTGGGGGACGTTTTTAAGACTTGGCGGCGGCATCATGTTCGTCCAGGTCGCTGGGGCAATCGCGTATGTGATGTGGATGCACAATCAAGGTTGGATTCCCGATATTTGAGTACCGGCTTTGATTACCAGCGATGATTTCGATGGCAAGTTAACTCGATTCCTTCAAGCACTATCCCCCAACTGAACTGCTCAGCGAGAATTCCGATGGATGACACGAACGATTTGGACCGTGAAGTCGATGACTCAATGCGAATGTTCGAAAAAGCGCATGTCGGCTCGACCTCGCCGATCACTCCGATTCGTCCGGCTCGTGTGTTGCTCGTGCTGGATGGTTCGGACCAAGATTCGACGTCCGTAGCCTCGGCGGTGTACCTGCAAGGGCGACACAATACAGAAACTTTGATTCTGGACGCTCGTGATTCAGGCGGCCAAGCTGGCGAAGAGTCTGGTGCACCAGTCGGTAAGTCCGAACTCGCTACCCAAACCGTTGCCAAGGTTGGGCAAAGTCGAGCGATTGAACGAGTGCCAGGGGACGCATTCGATGCAATCTTGCAAGCACTGGCGGCTCATCAGATTGACTTGCTTATCGTGCCGTGCCCGTTTGGACGGTCGTTTGAAAAGGTGGGGCTCGATAGCGCCGGGACGGTGATTGATGTGTTGCTTTCACGCTGTCCGGTCCCAATGCTGGTGACTCGTCGGGCGGATCAAACGCTGACAAACTGCACAAAGCGGGTTTGCGTTCTGGTTAGCAGCGAGTGTGATGTTCAAACGCGAGCGGCGGGGTGGGCATTTGGAATGTCAGCGGACGGCGCGGAGGTGTCGCTGAACATCGTGGTTGAAAAAGAACAGTTCGAAAACGTACGCGTGATCATGGAAGCGATGCGACCGGGCGAGACTTTTGACGAAGCGACCTTGAGTGATGTGATGACCAAGACGCATCAATCGTTGCATTCGGCAATGAATGCCACGGCCAGTCAACTCGGGATGCGTTATCACTTGATTCCACAAGCTGGCAAGACGGCACCGCCGAATCCGCTA harbors:
- a CDS encoding ArsB/NhaD family transporter; translated protein: MISISHFHLTGNPLAASLTEMPVTSAPAWVMLLFAAVMMTTYVGVAVERFHKTVAALCGAAVLIVLGVSLGLFEYSKIYDFLKEDLNIFGVIIGTGILVDVVGKSGLFHFISMWIVRLTGGQANRLFLTLCVVTFLFVSVLTIVPAMLILSSLVLVICRSLGYKPMPLLLSVAVCANSGAIATFASGLPNIMIGTAAGIPYVDFLQVSLPYAVVSLVVAIIGLRIFFRNDLPWKQSAEDKAALKQQIEGFDPWAMVEDRAVLYRSALILLGTVCGFALAQPLHVGMDFIAMVGATAALLFSGKGVEDAIGKVNWTVILFFMGLFVIIGCVKQTGALKWVAEQVIAFSDNRIELLVPLMGVFSAVASSIVDNIPVAATLIPIVQDISGGDTGVPAEPLWWTLVICCNLGGNGTPIGSISCVIAIYALKKEAGVHVGWGTFLRLGGGIMFVQVAGAIAYVMWMHNQGWIPDI
- a CDS encoding universal stress protein, with protein sequence MDDTNDLDREVDDSMRMFEKAHVGSTSPITPIRPARVLLVLDGSDQDSTSVASAVYLQGRHNTETLILDARDSGGQAGEESGAPVGKSELATQTVAKVGQSRAIERVPGDAFDAILQALAAHQIDLLIVPCPFGRSFEKVGLDSAGTVIDVLLSRCPVPMLVTRRADQTLTNCTKRVCVLVSSECDVQTRAAGWAFGMSADGAEVSLNIVVEKEQFENVRVIMEAMRPGETFDEATLSDVMTKTHQSLHSAMNATASQLGMRYHLIPQAGKTAPPNPLSDPHEQLLVVPLEVDDRFTQGFVQDRIRRSPHPVLVVPGHVRSDGN